In Flavobacterium endoglycinae, one DNA window encodes the following:
- a CDS encoding GNAT family N-acetyltransferase produces the protein MNIAKQVEIIPFSTELKEHIKTLNIAWLEKYFRVEEQDTITLSNPQEEIIDKGGIIFYAQYDNKIVGTVSLLKADDSTFELSKMAVSDQAQGLGIGNKLLEHCIKVAKEKDIKTLFLYSNTILLPAIHLYKKFGFVEIPLKSGIYERADIKMEKKIS, from the coding sequence ATGAATATTGCAAAACAAGTAGAAATAATTCCTTTTTCTACAGAATTAAAAGAGCACATCAAAACTTTAAATATAGCTTGGCTGGAAAAGTATTTTAGAGTTGAAGAGCAGGACACTATTACACTTTCAAATCCTCAGGAAGAAATTATTGATAAAGGCGGCATTATTTTCTATGCGCAATATGACAACAAAATTGTCGGAACAGTTTCATTATTAAAAGCTGACGATTCTACTTTTGAATTAAGTAAAATGGCAGTTTCTGATCAAGCGCAAGGACTCGGAATTGGAAACAAACTTCTTGAACATTGCATAAAAGTTGCTAAGGAAAAAGATATAAAAACGCTTTTTTTGTACTCAAATACTATTTTACTACCAGCGATTCACTTATATAAAAAATTTGGTTTTGTTGAAATCCCCTTAAAATCGGGCATTTATGAAAGAGCTGATATAAAAATGGAGAAAAAAATTTCTTAA
- a CDS encoding alanine dehydrogenase, which yields MSITLTPFTKQQLIPQEEKLEIGRFKSELFIGIPKETSYQERRICLTPDAVNSLTYEGHRVMIESGAGESSSYTDKEYADAGAEITKDTKRVFGCPILLKVEPPTLAEIEMINPETTIISAIQLKTKKKEYFEALAKKKITALAFEYIKDEDGSYPAVKSLSEIAGTASILIASELMITDEFGKGLLFGNITGVPPTEVVILGAGTVGEFAAKTALGLGANVKVFDNSITKLRRLQNNLNQRIFTSTIQQKGLLKALRRCDVAIGAMRGKDRCPIVVTETMVEHMKKGAVIVDVSIDMGGCFETSEVTTHEKPTFIKSNVLHYCVPNIPSRYSKTASLSISNILTPYLHQIAEDGGLESAIRCNKGLKNGIYLYHGILTNKAIGDWFDLPDNDINLLVF from the coding sequence ATGTCAATTACTTTAACTCCGTTTACAAAACAACAATTAATTCCACAGGAAGAAAAACTTGAGATTGGTCGATTTAAAAGTGAGCTTTTTATAGGAATTCCCAAAGAAACAAGTTATCAGGAACGTCGTATCTGTTTAACTCCCGATGCCGTTAATTCGCTTACTTATGAAGGACACCGAGTAATGATTGAATCTGGAGCTGGAGAAAGTTCGAGTTATACTGACAAAGAATATGCAGATGCTGGTGCAGAAATTACAAAAGATACCAAAAGAGTTTTTGGTTGTCCGATTCTTTTAAAAGTAGAACCGCCAACATTAGCTGAAATCGAAATGATAAATCCTGAAACAACTATTATTTCAGCGATTCAGCTTAAAACAAAAAAGAAAGAATATTTTGAAGCTTTAGCCAAAAAGAAAATTACGGCATTAGCTTTTGAATATATTAAAGATGAAGACGGATCTTATCCTGCTGTAAAATCTTTAAGTGAAATTGCTGGAACGGCATCAATACTCATCGCGTCTGAATTAATGATTACAGATGAGTTTGGAAAAGGACTTTTATTCGGAAATATTACTGGAGTTCCTCCTACTGAAGTTGTTATTTTAGGCGCCGGAACTGTTGGAGAATTTGCAGCAAAGACTGCACTTGGATTAGGCGCAAATGTTAAGGTTTTCGATAATTCAATCACGAAACTTCGCCGTTTACAAAACAATTTAAATCAACGTATTTTTACTTCTACTATCCAGCAAAAAGGTCTATTAAAAGCATTAAGACGCTGTGATGTTGCTATTGGTGCGATGCGCGGAAAAGACCGCTGTCCGATTGTAGTAACAGAAACCATGGTTGAACATATGAAAAAAGGCGCTGTAATAGTTGATGTAAGTATTGATATGGGCGGCTGTTTTGAAACCTCAGAAGTAACAACTCATGAAAAACCAACCTTCATAAAAAGCAACGTTTTACATTATTGTGTCCCCAACATACCTTCACGTTACTCTAAAACTGCCTCATTATCAATAAGTAACATTTTAACTCCATATCTGCATCAGATAGCCGAAGATGGTGGTTTAGAAAGTGCCATTAGATGTAATAAAGGTCTTAAAAATGGAATTTACCTATATCATGGAATATTAACAAACAAAGCTATCGGCGACTGGTTTGACTTACCAGATAACGATATTAATTTACTTGTATTCTAA
- a CDS encoding DUF4258 domain-containing protein yields the protein MKFVHRFAYYLIGLVMGCFFVALVFSGKDTRCNYFPNARVLNNIKTKSSFEYSDQAKKALSENWINKNDIINTLTYGDVDFDQSNVPYKKGKLYVIEGKTVKNQEIILKIINYENKAILEEIIKK from the coding sequence ATGAAATTTGTACATCGTTTTGCATATTATTTAATTGGTTTAGTGATGGGGTGCTTTTTTGTAGCCCTTGTTTTTAGTGGTAAAGACACTCGTTGCAACTATTTCCCAAATGCTAGAGTTTTAAATAATATTAAGACAAAATCTTCTTTTGAATATTCAGATCAGGCAAAAAAAGCATTAAGCGAAAACTGGATCAATAAAAATGACATCATAAACACACTGACCTATGGCGATGTTGATTTTGATCAAAGTAATGTTCCTTATAAAAAAGGGAAGTTATATGTGATTGAAGGAAAAACAGTTAAAAATCAGGAAATTATTCTAAAAATAATCAACTACGAAAACAAAGCAATTTTAGAAGAAATTATCAAAAAATAA
- a CDS encoding uracil-DNA glycosylase: MDVKMHSSWKPVLNEEFQKPYFSELISFVKSEYTTKVCYPKGNQIFSAFDHCHFDDVKVVIIGQDPYHGPNQANGLCFSVNDGIPFPPSLYNIFKEIETDLGKPMPKTGNLERWADQGVFLLNATLTVRQSEAGSHQGKGWEKFTDAVIKQISAEKENVVFLLWGGFAQKKAALIDASKHHILKSGHPSPLSANRGFWFGNKHFSLANDFLKSKGLPQIEW, encoded by the coding sequence ATGGACGTAAAAATGCATTCTTCATGGAAACCAGTTTTAAATGAAGAATTTCAAAAACCATATTTCAGCGAATTAATTTCATTTGTGAAATCTGAATATACTACTAAAGTTTGTTATCCAAAAGGGAATCAGATTTTTTCTGCTTTTGATCATTGTCATTTTGATGATGTAAAAGTTGTTATTATTGGACAAGATCCTTATCACGGACCCAATCAAGCAAATGGTTTGTGTTTTTCTGTAAACGACGGAATTCCATTTCCTCCTTCTTTATATAATATTTTTAAAGAAATTGAAACGGACTTAGGAAAACCAATGCCAAAAACGGGAAACTTGGAACGCTGGGCAGATCAAGGTGTTTTTCTTTTAAATGCTACTTTAACTGTTAGACAATCTGAAGCTGGAAGCCATCAAGGAAAAGGTTGGGAAAAATTTACTGACGCTGTTATTAAACAAATTTCTGCCGAAAAAGAAAATGTTGTTTTCTTACTTTGGGGAGGTTTTGCTCAAAAGAAAGCGGCTTTGATTGACGCTTCAAAACATCATATTTTAAAATCAGGACATCCTTCGCCTTTAAGTGCTAATCGAGGTTTTTGGTTTGGGAATAAACATTTTAGTCTCGCCAATGATTTTTTAAAATCAAAAGGTTTGCCGCAGATTGAATGGTAA
- a CDS encoding endonuclease MutS2, whose translation MISITEKTLQDLQFPTVLETISDGCNTDIGKEKALQIKPFRDKEELMQALMQTSEYVSSFQNNNAIPNHGFDAITHEIKFLAIEDSFLEVGSFRKIANLSATTNVLLNFLKKFDDYYPNINARASRVELTKDIITAIDAIVDKYGEIKDNASPALSGIRQNMNLVRGKVNQSFGVALTQYNGLGYLDDIKESFVQNRRVLAVLAMYRRKVKGSILGSSKTGSIAYIEPEATLKYSRELANLEYEEKEEITRILKNLSNVIRPYLPLLIEYQDFLSDIDVVAGKAKYANRINGLLPTITEERRLFFREAYHPILYLNNKQKQEVTHPQTIELKQENRIIVISGPNAGGKTISLKTVGLLQLMLQSGILIPVHERSETFLFDRILTDIGDNQSIENHLSTYSYRLKNMNYFLKKCNRKTMFLIDEFGTGSDPELGGALAEIFLEEFYHREAFGIITTHYSNLKILANELPYATNANMMFDEKSLEPMYKLALGQAGSSFTFEVAQKNGIPFGLINRAKKKIEVGKVRFDKTIATLQKERSKLEKTSLNLKEEETRAREESKKMENINTRIQQKLESYQELYDSNQKIIYIGQKIDDIAEKYFNNKNKKELIGEFLKIVEIENSKRKKATPKEVKAKVEKQKEIIAEVQVKVEEIRKEKKEKKLKPVVEKPKPILKVGDRVRMLDGRSVGSIDLIEKNKATVNYGIFTSKVSLDELELVEAVKK comes from the coding sequence ATGATTAGTATTACCGAAAAAACATTACAAGACTTACAATTTCCAACTGTACTCGAAACCATTTCAGATGGTTGTAACACTGATATTGGAAAAGAAAAAGCTTTACAAATAAAACCTTTTAGAGATAAAGAAGAATTAATGCAGGCTTTGATGCAGACGTCAGAGTATGTATCTTCTTTTCAAAATAATAACGCAATTCCAAATCATGGATTTGACGCGATCACGCACGAAATTAAGTTTTTAGCTATTGAAGATAGTTTTCTTGAAGTAGGAAGTTTTAGAAAAATAGCAAACCTTTCTGCAACAACAAATGTCTTATTAAATTTCCTGAAAAAGTTTGATGATTATTATCCAAACATCAATGCAAGAGCTTCTCGTGTAGAATTGACAAAAGATATTATCACAGCAATTGATGCGATTGTAGATAAATATGGAGAAATAAAAGACAATGCCTCTCCTGCTCTTTCTGGAATTCGACAAAACATGAACCTAGTTCGCGGTAAAGTAAACCAAAGTTTTGGCGTGGCTTTAACGCAATACAATGGCTTAGGATATTTGGACGATATTAAAGAAAGCTTTGTACAGAACCGCAGGGTTTTAGCGGTTTTAGCCATGTACCGCCGTAAGGTAAAAGGCTCTATTTTAGGAAGTTCAAAAACTGGAAGTATTGCCTATATAGAACCTGAAGCTACTTTAAAATATTCAAGAGAATTAGCCAATTTAGAATACGAAGAGAAAGAAGAAATTACGAGAATTTTAAAAAATTTATCGAATGTAATTCGTCCGTATCTACCATTATTAATTGAATATCAAGATTTTTTAAGTGATATTGATGTAGTTGCTGGAAAAGCAAAATATGCAAATCGAATTAATGGTCTTTTGCCAACTATTACAGAAGAAAGAAGATTATTTTTTAGAGAAGCATATCACCCAATTTTGTATTTGAACAACAAACAAAAACAAGAAGTTACGCATCCGCAGACCATTGAGCTGAAACAAGAAAATAGAATTATTGTCATTTCTGGACCAAATGCCGGAGGAAAAACCATTTCCTTAAAAACAGTTGGATTATTACAATTAATGCTGCAGTCAGGAATTTTGATCCCAGTTCATGAAAGAAGCGAGACTTTTTTGTTTGATAGAATCTTAACGGATATTGGAGACAATCAATCTATTGAAAATCATTTGAGTACATACAGCTACCGATTAAAAAACATGAATTACTTTTTAAAGAAATGTAATAGAAAAACCATGTTTTTAATTGATGAATTTGGTACGGGTTCTGATCCTGAATTAGGTGGAGCTTTGGCTGAAATTTTCTTAGAAGAGTTCTATCACCGTGAGGCTTTTGGAATTATCACAACACATTATTCCAATTTAAAAATTCTGGCAAACGAATTACCATACGCAACAAATGCGAATATGATGTTCGACGAAAAATCACTTGAACCAATGTACAAATTGGCTTTAGGCCAGGCCGGAAGTTCGTTTACTTTTGAAGTAGCTCAGAAAAATGGAATCCCGTTTGGATTGATCAATCGTGCCAAAAAGAAAATCGAAGTTGGAAAAGTTCGTTTTGATAAAACCATTGCAACGCTTCAAAAAGAAAGATCGAAACTGGAAAAAACTTCTTTAAATTTAAAAGAAGAAGAAACCAGAGCTCGGGAAGAAAGTAAAAAGATGGAAAACATCAATACTAGAATTCAGCAGAAACTGGAAAGCTATCAAGAATTATACGACAGTAATCAGAAGATCATTTACATCGGACAAAAAATTGATGATATTGCTGAGAAATATTTCAACAATAAAAACAAGAAAGAACTTATTGGTGAATTTTTGAAAATTGTTGAGATTGAAAATTCGAAGCGTAAAAAAGCAACTCCAAAAGAAGTCAAAGCAAAAGTTGAAAAACAAAAAGAGATTATTGCTGAAGTTCAAGTAAAAGTCGAAGAAATTCGAAAAGAGAAAAAAGAGAAGAAACTGAAACCAGTTGTAGAAAAACCAAAACCAATTTTAAAAGTTGGTGACCGAGTAAGAATGCTTGACGGAAGATCTGTTGGAAGTATCGATTTAATCGAAAAAAATAAAGCAACAGTAAATTACGGCATTTTTACTTCCAAAGTTAGTTTAGACGAATTAGAATTAGTTGAAGCTGTTAAAAAATAA
- a CDS encoding thiol-disulfide oxidoreductase DCC family protein yields MENLPKNKKIVLFDGVCNLCDGAVQFIIKHDKKDIFRFVSLQSELGKEICNYIGVDQNKIDSIILYNPGVAYYYKSTAVIEIGNDLGGIYSLISAFKILPEKLRNYFYDYIAKNRYKWYGKKESCMIPTPELKAKFL; encoded by the coding sequence ATGGAAAATCTTCCAAAAAATAAAAAAATAGTACTCTTCGATGGTGTTTGTAACTTGTGTGATGGCGCTGTTCAGTTTATTATCAAGCATGATAAAAAGGATATTTTTCGATTTGTATCGTTGCAGTCTGAATTAGGAAAAGAAATTTGTAATTATATTGGTGTCGATCAAAATAAAATTGACAGTATCATTTTATACAATCCAGGTGTTGCTTACTATTACAAATCAACAGCTGTTATAGAAATTGGAAATGATCTAGGCGGAATTTACAGCTTAATTTCAGCTTTTAAAATTTTACCCGAAAAACTACGAAATTATTTTTACGATTATATTGCAAAAAATCGATACAAATGGTACGGCAAAAAAGAAAGCTGCATGATTCCTACTCCAGAATTGAAAGCCAAGTTTCTGTAG
- the ettA gene encoding energy-dependent translational throttle protein EttA, with amino-acid sequence MSDDKKVIFSMQKLSKTYQGADKPVLKNIYLSFFYGAKIGILGLNGSGKSSLLKIIAGVDKNYQGDVVFQPGYTVGYLEQEPILDDSKTVIEIVREGAAETMAVLDEYNQINDLFGLPEYYEDQDKMDKLMDRQAALQDKIDALGAWEIDTKLEIAMDALRTPEGDTPIKNLSGGERRRVALCRLLLQQPDVLLLDEPTNHLDAESVLWLEQHLAQYSGTVIAVTHDRYFLDNVAGWILELDRGEGIPWKGNYSSWLDQKSNRLAQEEKVASKRRKTLERELEWVRQGAKGRQTKQKARLQNYDKLLNEDQKQLDEKLEIYIPNGPRLGTNVIEAKNVAKAFGDKLLYDNLNFTLPQAGIVGIIGPNGAGKSTIFKMIMGEETTDSGEFTVGDTVKIAYVDQSHANIDPNKSIWENFADGQELIMMGGKQVNSRAYLSRFNFGGGEQNKKVSMLSGGERNRLHLAMTLKEEGNVLLLDEPTNDLDVNTLRALEEGLENFAGCAVIISHDRWFLDRICTHILAFEGDSEVYFFEGSFSDYEENKKKRLGGDLTPKRLKYRKLIR; translated from the coding sequence ATGTCAGACGATAAGAAAGTAATTTTCTCAATGCAGAAATTGAGTAAAACCTATCAAGGAGCAGACAAACCGGTACTTAAGAATATTTACCTTAGTTTCTTTTACGGAGCTAAGATTGGTATTTTGGGTCTTAACGGTTCTGGAAAATCTTCTCTTTTAAAAATTATTGCAGGTGTAGATAAAAACTATCAAGGAGATGTTGTTTTTCAGCCAGGATATACAGTTGGATATTTAGAGCAGGAGCCAATTCTTGATGATTCTAAAACAGTTATTGAAATTGTTCGTGAAGGAGCTGCAGAAACTATGGCAGTTTTAGATGAATACAACCAAATCAATGATTTATTCGGTCTTCCTGAATATTATGAAGATCAGGATAAAATGGATAAATTGATGGATCGTCAAGCGGCATTACAAGATAAAATTGATGCTCTTGGTGCTTGGGAAATCGATACCAAATTAGAAATTGCAATGGATGCATTGCGTACACCAGAAGGTGATACACCTATTAAAAACCTTTCAGGAGGAGAGCGTCGTCGCGTAGCTTTATGTCGTTTGCTATTGCAGCAGCCAGATGTATTGCTTTTAGATGAGCCTACTAACCACCTTGATGCTGAATCTGTACTTTGGTTAGAGCAGCACTTAGCACAATATTCAGGAACTGTAATTGCCGTAACTCACGACCGTTATTTCCTTGATAATGTGGCGGGTTGGATTCTTGAGTTAGATAGAGGAGAAGGTATTCCATGGAAAGGAAATTATTCTTCTTGGCTGGATCAGAAATCAAACCGTTTGGCTCAAGAAGAAAAAGTGGCTTCTAAACGTAGAAAAACTTTAGAGCGTGAGTTGGAGTGGGTTCGCCAAGGAGCAAAAGGTCGTCAGACAAAACAAAAAGCGCGTTTACAGAATTACGACAAATTATTGAATGAAGATCAAAAACAACTAGACGAAAAATTAGAAATTTATATTCCTAATGGACCTCGTTTAGGTACAAATGTTATTGAAGCTAAAAATGTTGCCAAAGCTTTTGGTGATAAATTATTATATGATAATTTAAACTTTACTTTACCACAAGCAGGTATCGTTGGGATTATTGGACCAAACGGTGCTGGTAAATCAACCATTTTCAAAATGATTATGGGAGAAGAAACTACTGATAGCGGAGAATTTACAGTTGGAGACACTGTGAAAATTGCTTATGTAGACCAGTCACACGCGAACATTGATCCGAATAAATCAATCTGGGAAAACTTTGCCGATGGTCAGGAATTAATTATGATGGGAGGAAAGCAGGTAAATTCAAGAGCTTATTTATCTCGTTTTAACTTCGGTGGCGGTGAGCAGAACAAAAAAGTATCAATGCTTTCTGGTGGAGAACGTAACCGTTTGCACTTAGCAATGACTTTGAAAGAAGAAGGAAACGTACTTTTACTGGATGAGCCTACGAACGACCTTGACGTAAATACACTTCGTGCACTTGAAGAAGGTTTAGAGAATTTTGCAGGTTGTGCTGTAATCATCTCTCACGATAGATGGTTCTTAGACAGAATCTGTACACACATCTTAGCTTTCGAAGGAGATTCTGAGGTTTATTTCTTTGAAGGAAGTTTCTCTGATTATGAAGAAAACAAAAAGAAACGTCTTGGTGGTGACTTAACTCCAAAACGTTTGAAATATAGAAAATTAATTAGATAG
- a CDS encoding CAL67264 family membrane protein — MGMNKNTVLGWATFIMVLMGLLLIGLGAFRYRDVSGWGFAATGVGFIANAWVFNALKGRV; from the coding sequence ATGGGAATGAATAAAAATACCGTTTTAGGATGGGCTACTTTCATTATGGTGCTTATGGGGTTACTGCTTATAGGTCTTGGCGCTTTTAGATACAGAGACGTATCCGGCTGGGGATTTGCGGCAACTGGAGTTGGTTTTATTGCTAATGCTTGGGTTTTTAATGCTTTAAAAGGAAGAGTGTAA
- the holA gene encoding DNA polymerase III subunit delta — MDEVIKIVNDIKAGNIKPIYFLMGEEPYYIDKLSEYIEQNVLAEEEKGFNQTVLYGRDVSVDEIVSTAKRYPMMADRQVVIVKEAQDLSRTIDKIESYVDNPMETTVLVFCYKYKTLDKRKKVTKLLAQKGIVFESKKLYENQVGDWIKRVLAGKKYTIDPKANAMLVEFLGTDLSKINNELEKLQIILPQGTMITPQHIEENIGFSKDYNVFELRKAIGERNQLKAYKIAENFAHNPKEYPLVMTTGLVFGFFVQLLKYHGLKDKNPKNVAAAIGVNPFFLKEYDLAIKNYPMRKVSQIVGALRDIDVKSKGVGANALPQSDLLKEMLYKIFN; from the coding sequence ATGGACGAAGTAATAAAGATTGTTAACGATATCAAAGCGGGAAATATCAAACCTATTTATTTTTTAATGGGTGAAGAACCTTATTATATCGACAAGTTATCTGAATATATTGAGCAAAATGTGCTTGCTGAAGAAGAAAAGGGTTTTAACCAAACGGTTTTATACGGAAGAGATGTTTCGGTTGATGAGATTGTCTCTACGGCTAAGCGCTATCCTATGATGGCTGATCGTCAAGTTGTTATTGTTAAAGAAGCACAGGATTTATCGCGAACAATTGACAAAATTGAATCGTATGTTGATAATCCAATGGAAACGACGGTTTTGGTTTTTTGTTATAAATATAAAACACTAGACAAAAGAAAAAAAGTAACCAAACTTCTAGCGCAGAAAGGAATTGTTTTCGAAAGCAAGAAATTATATGAAAATCAAGTTGGAGACTGGATTAAACGTGTTTTAGCTGGAAAAAAATATACAATTGATCCCAAAGCAAATGCGATGTTGGTTGAGTTTTTAGGAACTGATTTGAGTAAAATAAACAATGAACTTGAAAAACTTCAGATTATTTTACCGCAAGGAACTATGATTACGCCACAGCATATTGAGGAAAATATTGGTTTCAGTAAAGATTATAATGTATTCGAATTACGAAAAGCAATTGGCGAACGAAATCAATTGAAAGCTTATAAAATTGCTGAAAATTTTGCCCACAATCCTAAAGAATATCCGCTGGTGATGACCACAGGTTTGGTTTTTGGATTTTTTGTTCAGCTTTTAAAATACCACGGACTTAAAGATAAAAATCCTAAAAATGTCGCTGCGGCAATTGGTGTGAATCCATTTTTCTTGAAGGAATATGATTTGGCAATAAAAAATTATCCAATGCGAAAAGTCAGTCAGATTGTGGGAGCTTTACGCGATATCGATGTTAAAAGTAAAGGAGTTGGAGCAAATGCACTGCCGCAGTCAGATTTACTTAAAGAAATGCTGTATAAAATATTTAATTAA
- a CDS encoding type I restriction enzyme HsdR N-terminal domain-containing protein, with protein MLKLNFPTYTFRFKNNENKVSIFDEIRKKFIILTPEEWVRQHVVHYLINEKKYPKSLINVEKVLTVNGLRKRYDVVVFNSDGSIHILVECKAPEVRISQATFDQIARYNMTMQARFLNVTNGLNHYYCQMDFENEKYQFLPSLPDYNIIK; from the coding sequence ATGCTAAAACTTAATTTCCCTACCTACACTTTCCGATTCAAAAATAACGAAAATAAAGTGTCTATTTTTGATGAAATCAGGAAAAAATTTATAATTCTTACCCCCGAAGAATGGGTGCGTCAGCATGTTGTTCATTACTTAATAAATGAGAAAAAATATCCAAAATCGCTCATCAATGTAGAGAAAGTTTTAACAGTCAATGGGTTAAGAAAAAGATACGATGTTGTAGTATTTAATTCTGATGGTTCTATACATATATTAGTAGAATGCAAAGCGCCCGAAGTGAGGATTTCACAAGCAACTTTTGACCAGATTGCCCGCTATAACATGACAATGCAGGCACGTTTTTTGAATGTCACAAACGGACTGAATCATTATTATTGTCAAATGGACTTTGAAAATGAAAAATATCAGTTTTTACCAAGCTTACCCGATTATAATATTATAAAATAA
- a CDS encoding glycosyltransferase family 2 protein, whose amino-acid sequence MDKIAVVILNWNGVKLLEQFLPSVIQYSEEATIYIADNASTDDSINFIKQNFPSVKIVQNTGNHGFAKGYNDALQHVDAELYALVNSDIEVTENWLKPIIETFDTEKQTAIIQPKILDYKNKEYFEYAGAAGGFIDKYGYPFCRGRIFDTIEKDNGQYDDTCPLFWASGACFFIRKEVYHELGGFDETFFAHQEEIDLCWRAQNSGHVIKYNSKSVVYHVGGATLAQGNPKKTYLNFRNSLLMMVKNLPKKGLFFVIFFRMILDGIAAIRFLTQGKFGHTFAILKAHFSFYCLSLKYLKKRKDFQIQQYYTVKSIVFLYYIKKLRVFKEIFNTNQNIKN is encoded by the coding sequence TTGGATAAAATAGCAGTTGTCATTTTAAATTGGAACGGAGTTAAATTGTTAGAACAATTTTTGCCGTCGGTTATACAATATTCAGAAGAAGCCACTATTTATATTGCGGATAATGCCTCTACGGATGATTCTATCAATTTTATCAAGCAAAATTTTCCTTCTGTAAAAATTGTACAAAATACAGGTAATCACGGTTTTGCAAAGGGATATAATGATGCACTTCAGCATGTTGATGCAGAACTTTATGCATTAGTAAATTCTGATATTGAAGTTACCGAAAATTGGCTGAAACCGATAATTGAAACTTTCGATACAGAAAAACAAACCGCTATAATTCAGCCGAAAATCCTCGATTATAAAAACAAAGAATATTTCGAATACGCAGGCGCAGCTGGTGGGTTCATAGACAAATATGGATATCCATTTTGCAGAGGAAGGATATTTGATACTATCGAAAAAGATAATGGCCAATATGATGATACTTGTCCTCTATTTTGGGCATCGGGAGCTTGTTTCTTTATTCGAAAAGAAGTGTACCATGAGCTTGGTGGTTTTGATGAAACTTTCTTTGCGCATCAAGAAGAAATAGATTTATGCTGGCGTGCGCAAAATAGCGGGCATGTTATAAAATACAATTCAAAATCAGTTGTTTATCATGTCGGCGGTGCAACTCTGGCTCAAGGAAATCCTAAAAAGACATATCTCAATTTCAGGAATTCACTATTGATGATGGTAAAGAACCTTCCCAAAAAAGGATTGTTTTTTGTGATTTTCTTCAGAATGATTTTAGATGGAATTGCGGCTATCCGTTTTCTTACACAAGGAAAATTTGGACATACATTTGCGATTTTAAAAGCACATTTTTCATTTTATTGTCTATCTTTAAAGTATCTGAAAAAAAGAAAAGATTTTCAAATACAGCAATACTATACTGTAAAAAGTATCGTTTTCCTCTATTATATAAAGAAATTACGGGTTTTTAAAGAAATCTTTAACACTAATCAAAATATTAAAAACTAA
- a CDS encoding OmpA/MotB family protein translates to MRKIVIALSVLMALTSCVSKKEYAALEAKNKEIQDLLNSCTVKLNSCLEEKAGLAATAESYKQHNQDLINSSKDLTVLTTKGAENLEKSLESLKEKDLKISRLQDALTKKDSVTLALVTSLKGAVGINDPDIEINVEKGVVFISIADKLLFKSGSYEVSDKAKSVLAKVAKVVNDKPDFECMVEGHTDDVPYRSNGVLLDNWDLSVKRSTSIVRVLTNDLGVNPAKLIAAGRSSYVPLVANDTPENKSRNRRTRIVVMPKIDQFYDMIEKEMKKQAK, encoded by the coding sequence ATGAGAAAAATAGTTATCGCACTATCAGTATTAATGGCCTTAACTTCGTGTGTATCTAAAAAAGAGTACGCAGCACTAGAAGCTAAGAATAAAGAAATTCAAGATTTATTAAACTCTTGCACAGTTAAATTAAATTCTTGTTTAGAAGAAAAAGCAGGATTAGCAGCTACAGCTGAAAGCTATAAACAACACAATCAAGACTTAATAAACAGCTCTAAAGATTTAACAGTTTTGACTACTAAAGGAGCTGAAAATCTTGAAAAATCTTTAGAAAGCTTAAAAGAAAAAGATTTAAAAATTTCAAGACTTCAGGATGCACTTACGAAAAAAGACAGTGTAACTTTAGCATTAGTTACAAGTTTAAAAGGTGCTGTTGGAATCAACGATCCGGATATCGAAATAAATGTTGAAAAAGGAGTAGTATTTATTTCTATTGCTGATAAATTATTATTTAAAAGCGGAAGCTACGAAGTTAGTGACAAAGCTAAATCTGTTTTAGCAAAAGTTGCAAAAGTAGTTAACGACAAACCAGATTTCGAATGTATGGTTGAAGGTCACACAGATGACGTACCTTACAGAAGTAATGGTGTTTTGTTAGACAACTGGGATTTAAGTGTTAAACGTTCAACTTCAATCGTTCGTGTATTAACAAATGACCTTGGTGTAAACCCAGCTAAATTAATTGCTGCAGGTAGAAGTTCATATGTACCATTAGTTGCAAATGATACTCCTGAAAACAAATCTCGTAACAGAAGAACTCGTATCGTGGTTATGCCAAAAATCGACCAGTTCTATGATATGATCGAAAAAGAAATGAAAAAACAAGCTAAATAA